One segment of Leptospirillum ferrooxidans C2-3 DNA contains the following:
- a CDS encoding EAL domain-containing protein: MILKKHTKKHTKKLRKKERPSSIEKSFFDLLSIHLKDLVFLKDGEGRWTFANDEALAFLGLSTSDWKEKTDLQIIDLFPNTQKELMHFCQSDQKAWEKGSRLDLIERLTDSRTGKIHVFSVMRIPVFIGKGKKDHLLVIARDITGVVDEKEVILREREWYQTLFSMVGEPLFLSSINADGTLSTILEANSRAELVYGYPSSEFKSLRMLDLMSPAQREECLREVFPNLLAKGQHDYESVHLSKEGREILVDVSARILEKDGERFLLTLIRDKTLKRREKLIERMLSDAERKVLMGENLQKVLDDLCEALVFFFPFMYLGILKKEPEGATELVAGDVKGKIRYENNTPARWDHSPQGMGVSGHAIREGRTHMISIADSKYPDVFKKEMESVGIRFIWSIPLRQKNGEVMGTITSGSRYMFGPAPEELSILEKYSDRIALLFDLAEEQKEVRFGYEALQAVGEAISMVDRKGAIRWVNHAFLQLTGYSREECIGHNHRILKSGHHGKEFYEDLWGTIFSGNVFECEVINRRKDGSEFVAAQTISPLVAEDGRINRFISVQRDITHKKENELRIWRMANYDPLTGLANRNLLRERVTRDIESSLRKNRVVNLLFLDLDHFKHVNDTLGHEIGDMLLKLVAERLLRSGRESDTIARLGGDEFVYVQPDSRSREEAIALGERILDLFRDPFQLSDQSIHIDVSIGAVSCPEDGEDLDGLLRKSDIALYKAKNRGGGRVEYFELFREDLSADRIALIESVRSGLENGEFVLFYQPVFLLSDTRMVGVESLIRWRRQPFDIVLPCDFITLFEETGMIHALGERIIREGILQAKSWKKSGWDSSFRIAINISPVQLLNPDFLDMVVRILDENSVSAGEIGLEFEVTESRPIQSENALNTLVRLRELGIRISIDDFGTGYSSISLLRGFPVDTLKIDQSFIRDIRHDRNARSMIRAIVTMAKSLGLSLVAEGVEFEEERIFLQEIGCDLFQGFLWGHPLPPEEVIEFYRSTLEKS, from the coding sequence AAGTTTCTTCGATCTTCTAAGCATTCATCTGAAGGATCTTGTTTTTTTAAAGGATGGTGAGGGACGCTGGACATTTGCGAACGATGAGGCGCTGGCTTTCCTTGGTCTCTCCACATCCGACTGGAAAGAAAAAACGGATCTCCAGATCATTGATCTTTTCCCCAATACCCAAAAAGAGCTGATGCATTTTTGCCAGTCGGATCAAAAAGCCTGGGAAAAAGGGTCCCGTCTGGATCTTATCGAACGGCTCACGGATTCCCGGACCGGAAAAATCCATGTGTTTTCTGTCATGAGAATTCCCGTGTTCATCGGGAAAGGCAAAAAAGATCATCTCCTTGTCATCGCCAGGGATATTACAGGGGTTGTCGATGAAAAGGAGGTGATCCTTCGGGAAAGGGAATGGTATCAGACGCTCTTTTCCATGGTGGGAGAGCCATTATTTCTGTCCTCGATCAATGCCGACGGGACCCTGTCGACGATCCTTGAAGCCAATTCCAGGGCAGAGCTTGTTTATGGATATCCTTCTTCCGAGTTCAAAAGTCTCAGGATGCTGGACCTGATGTCTCCGGCGCAAAGGGAGGAATGTCTCCGGGAGGTGTTTCCGAATCTTCTGGCCAAGGGTCAGCATGATTACGAATCGGTTCACCTGTCAAAGGAAGGCCGGGAAATCCTGGTGGATGTTTCCGCGAGGATCCTTGAAAAGGACGGAGAGCGATTCCTGCTCACTCTGATTCGGGACAAAACGCTTAAAAGGCGGGAAAAATTGATCGAACGGATGCTTTCCGATGCGGAACGGAAAGTGCTGATGGGAGAGAATCTCCAGAAGGTTCTGGACGATCTCTGCGAAGCCCTGGTTTTCTTTTTCCCGTTCATGTACCTGGGAATCCTGAAAAAGGAACCGGAGGGAGCCACAGAACTTGTCGCGGGGGATGTCAAGGGAAAAATCCGCTATGAAAACAATACTCCCGCAAGATGGGACCATTCACCCCAGGGAATGGGGGTGTCCGGACATGCCATTCGGGAGGGCAGAACCCATATGATCTCCATTGCGGATTCCAAATATCCGGATGTGTTCAAAAAGGAAATGGAAAGTGTCGGAATCCGCTTTATCTGGTCGATTCCCCTGAGACAGAAAAACGGAGAGGTGATGGGAACGATCACCTCTGGTTCCCGGTATATGTTTGGTCCGGCACCAGAGGAGCTGTCCATCCTTGAAAAATATTCGGACCGGATTGCTTTGCTGTTTGATTTGGCCGAAGAGCAAAAAGAGGTCCGTTTTGGATATGAAGCCCTCCAGGCTGTGGGAGAGGCCATCAGCATGGTCGACCGCAAAGGTGCCATCCGGTGGGTCAACCATGCATTCCTCCAGTTGACGGGGTATTCAAGGGAGGAATGTATTGGTCATAATCATCGGATCCTCAAATCGGGCCATCACGGAAAGGAGTTTTACGAAGATCTCTGGGGGACGATCTTTTCCGGAAATGTGTTCGAGTGCGAAGTGATCAACAGGAGAAAGGATGGGAGCGAGTTTGTGGCAGCCCAGACCATCTCGCCCCTTGTCGCTGAAGACGGAAGGATCAACCGATTCATTTCGGTGCAAAGGGATATTACCCACAAAAAGGAAAACGAGCTCAGAATTTGGCGGATGGCCAATTATGATCCTCTGACCGGGCTTGCCAACCGGAATCTTCTGAGGGAGCGAGTCACTCGCGATATTGAGTCGTCTCTCCGGAAAAACAGGGTTGTGAACCTCCTGTTTTTGGACCTCGACCATTTCAAGCATGTGAACGATACTCTTGGCCATGAGATCGGAGATATGCTTTTGAAGCTCGTTGCCGAGCGTCTTCTCCGCTCAGGAAGGGAGTCGGACACGATCGCCCGGCTGGGAGGGGATGAGTTTGTCTATGTCCAACCCGATAGCCGCAGTCGTGAGGAAGCCATCGCTCTCGGAGAGAGGATCCTGGATCTTTTCAGGGATCCTTTCCAGCTCTCGGATCAATCCATTCATATCGATGTGAGTATTGGAGCTGTGAGTTGCCCGGAAGATGGAGAAGATCTGGATGGCCTTCTCCGGAAATCCGATATTGCCCTTTACAAGGCCAAAAACAGGGGCGGCGGGAGAGTCGAGTATTTCGAGCTTTTTCGCGAAGACCTTTCTGCCGACAGGATCGCCCTCATCGAGAGCGTCAGGAGCGGTCTTGAAAACGGTGAGTTTGTGCTGTTTTACCAACCGGTCTTTTTGTTGTCAGACACCCGGATGGTCGGAGTGGAATCCCTGATCCGATGGAGGCGACAGCCCTTTGATATCGTTCTTCCCTGCGATTTCATCACCCTTTTTGAGGAAACCGGAATGATTCATGCCCTGGGCGAGAGGATTATCCGGGAGGGAATCCTGCAGGCAAAGTCCTGGAAAAAATCGGGTTGGGACTCTTCATTCCGGATTGCCATCAACATCTCTCCGGTCCAGCTCCTGAACCCCGATTTCTTGGATATGGTGGTCAGGATCCTCGATGAAAACAGCGTCAGTGCCGGCGAGATCGGCCTCGAGTTCGAAGTCACTGAAAGTCGCCCCATCCAGTCTGAAAATGCCCTGAACACCCTGGTCAGGCTTCGGGAGCTGGGGATTCGCATTTCGATCGATGACTTTGGAACAGGCTACTCCTCGATCTCGCTTTTGCGGGGATTTCCGGTGGATACCCTCAAAATCGACCAGTCGTTCATTCGCGACATCCGACATGACCGGAACGCCAGGTCCATGATCCGGGCGATTGTGACAATGGCCAAAAGTCTTGGATTGTCGCTTGTGGCGGAAGGGGTTGAGTTTGAGGAAGAACGGATCTTCCTTCAGGAAATCGGATGCGACCTTTTCCAGGGATTCCTTTGGGGCCACCCGTTGCCACCTGAAGAGGTGATCGAATTCTATCGGTCGACGCTCGAAAAAAGCTGA
- a CDS encoding PA0069 family radical SAM protein — MTRKPPTPPRGRGALSQPDNRFESQKRESVEEGAEEQSLRTQFLPDAARTIINRNNSPDVGFSLSINPYRGCEHGCVYCFARPTHSYLGLSPGLDFETRIFFKQDASSLLRVELSKKGYRCEPIALGINTDSYQPVEEKMGITRSILEVLEEFSHPVTIVTKSSLIERDIDLLAKMARKQLANVFLSIPTLNEELSRSLEPRAAAPWRRIEVIRALTAAGIPTGVLVAPVIPVLSDHELEKVLREAREAGAISAGYVLLRLPLELRELFGEWLDFHVPLSSQAVLARMREFHGGKLYDPGFGERMRGSGPLAELLEQRFRIIKRKLGYREMPVLETSLFRPPSALSRGRLFPDFPG; from the coding sequence ATGACCCGGAAGCCACCCACTCCTCCCCGGGGAAGGGGTGCCCTCAGCCAACCGGACAACCGATTTGAATCCCAAAAACGGGAATCGGTCGAAGAGGGTGCCGAGGAACAGTCTCTCCGGACACAGTTCCTCCCGGACGCGGCTCGAACCATTATCAACCGGAACAACTCGCCGGATGTAGGGTTTTCCCTGTCGATCAACCCTTACCGGGGGTGCGAGCACGGATGCGTCTATTGTTTCGCCAGGCCGACCCATAGCTATCTCGGGCTGTCTCCCGGGCTTGACTTTGAAACGCGTATTTTTTTCAAACAGGATGCCTCTTCCCTTCTTCGGGTCGAACTCTCCAAAAAGGGCTATCGATGTGAGCCCATCGCTCTCGGAATCAATACAGACTCCTACCAGCCCGTCGAAGAAAAGATGGGGATCACCAGATCCATTCTGGAAGTTCTCGAGGAGTTTTCCCACCCGGTAACGATTGTCACGAAATCCTCACTCATCGAGAGGGATATCGATCTTCTCGCGAAGATGGCCAGGAAACAACTGGCCAATGTGTTTCTTTCCATTCCGACCCTGAACGAAGAGCTTTCCCGTTCTCTCGAACCGAGAGCCGCCGCCCCATGGAGACGAATCGAGGTCATCAGGGCGCTCACGGCCGCCGGGATACCGACCGGAGTTCTTGTCGCCCCTGTCATCCCGGTCCTTTCAGACCATGAACTGGAAAAGGTTCTCAGGGAGGCACGGGAGGCCGGAGCGATTTCCGCGGGATATGTTCTTTTGAGACTCCCTCTTGAGCTTCGGGAGCTTTTTGGGGAATGGCTCGACTTCCATGTTCCCCTGTCTTCGCAGGCGGTTCTGGCTAGGATGCGGGAGTTTCATGGAGGAAAACTTTATGATCCCGGTTTTGGAGAGAGGATGCGGGGGAGCGGTCCATTGGCGGAACTTTTGGAACAGCGGTTTCGGATCATCAAAAGAAAGCTTGGATACAGGGAGATGCCGGTTCTTGAGACCTCTCTTTTCCGTCCCCCCTCCGCTTTATCCCGTGGCCGGCTCTTCCCCGACTTTCCGGGTTGA
- a CDS encoding response regulator: protein MKIRVFLVEDHPLMMSALKKSLERNDSIAFMGEAHSGEKALEILSEIPRDIDVVVMDLGLPGMSGIETTRRLKKEHPGLHVLMFTVHRLEEEIFSSFQSGADGYCLKETDIVSLLLGIQAVSMGSLYIDPQIAHLAARRIQSPTFRDEGNPLTPRETEVLKLLSEGFSNKELAMEFQISLSTVKAHIQSILQKLSATTRADAAVKAIKKGLI, encoded by the coding sequence GTGAAAATACGTGTTTTTCTAGTCGAGGACCATCCGCTGATGATGTCCGCTCTCAAAAAATCACTGGAAAGAAATGATTCGATCGCATTCATGGGAGAAGCCCATTCGGGCGAAAAAGCGCTTGAGATTCTTTCGGAGATCCCTCGGGATATCGACGTCGTTGTCATGGATCTGGGACTTCCGGGAATGTCGGGGATCGAAACCACCAGACGTCTGAAAAAGGAGCACCCCGGGCTTCATGTCCTGATGTTTACGGTTCATCGGCTGGAAGAGGAAATCTTTTCGTCCTTTCAGTCCGGAGCTGACGGGTATTGCCTGAAGGAAACCGATATTGTCAGTCTCCTTCTCGGCATCCAGGCTGTGTCCATGGGATCTTTGTATATCGACCCCCAAATCGCCCATCTCGCCGCCCGAAGGATCCAGTCCCCGACCTTTCGAGATGAGGGGAATCCCCTGACTCCCCGGGAAACCGAGGTCCTGAAACTCCTGTCGGAAGGATTTTCCAACAAGGAACTGGCCATGGAGTTCCAGATCAGCCTGAGTACAGTCAAAGCCCACATACAGAGCATCCTCCAGAAGCTCTCTGCCACAACCCGGGCGGATGCGGCCGTCAAGGCCATCAAAAAAGGATTGATCTGA
- a CDS encoding sensor histidine kinase has translation MKTDSESNHPEGLIETDPFPQAANKNVLLLAALLFLLIFVTDALTPQSLVVSILLDIPIALTGLTLRKKATVSLVLLGLFANTFAGIINARTEGSIDTVALLNRIFSAVSFFLVGYLTLKVQENAHETGVASSERSRAIRENKIRTFLAGISAQNSPDRLLRELTGHLLTLFSARGVIISPSDHDRWRSATYSSPDGLWFWEAGESLPGGLSLLAQKSFSPTWISKPSLFPILDNNQVSKGVVARISLSPIDQEADSGQFLYLFILEPGENSILAILTEIAPIIEEVVARVRLLSYLTQYNQVLLHRNSVIHDLIYGVSHDIRTPLIANSINMKLALDGAYGPISDEFSSVLEQTILSNQSILELSNSLLLLSRFELDELNLIFEAVRIDCLLMEVLFDLDPLLQSKSLCLVTDLEEITQNGDGASLKRMFQNLIDNAIKWSPHGGTVKISSKRERSGVTIDIVDEGPGVPDSMHSRLFTRFGGIHSGSGFGLGLYIAQQIAKRHDALIEYHPSSPGSCFRIVFRTQEILL, from the coding sequence ATGAAGACTGACTCCGAAAGCAATCATCCGGAAGGGTTGATCGAAACCGACCCCTTTCCCCAGGCCGCCAACAAAAATGTCCTTTTGTTGGCGGCTCTTCTCTTTCTTTTGATTTTTGTGACCGATGCTCTCACCCCCCAGAGCCTGGTCGTTTCCATCCTGCTGGACATTCCCATTGCACTGACCGGTCTGACACTCAGGAAAAAGGCAACCGTCTCCCTCGTCCTCCTTGGTCTTTTTGCCAATACCTTCGCCGGGATCATCAACGCCAGAACGGAAGGCTCCATCGATACCGTCGCCCTCCTGAACCGGATCTTTTCCGCCGTTTCCTTTTTTCTCGTGGGATACCTGACGCTGAAGGTCCAGGAAAACGCCCATGAAACAGGAGTGGCCTCATCCGAACGGAGTCGTGCCATAAGAGAAAACAAGATCAGGACGTTTCTTGCAGGAATCAGTGCGCAAAACAGCCCTGACCGGCTTCTTCGGGAACTCACCGGCCATTTGCTCACCCTTTTTTCAGCAAGAGGCGTCATTATCTCCCCGTCCGATCATGACCGGTGGCGGTCGGCAACCTATTCCTCTCCGGATGGACTCTGGTTCTGGGAAGCGGGAGAATCCCTTCCCGGAGGATTATCCCTTCTTGCTCAAAAATCATTTTCTCCGACCTGGATCTCAAAGCCGAGCCTTTTTCCGATCCTTGACAATAATCAAGTCTCAAAAGGCGTTGTTGCAAGAATTTCATTATCCCCAATCGACCAGGAGGCTGATTCGGGCCAGTTTCTCTATTTGTTTATTCTGGAACCGGGGGAAAACTCCATCCTGGCAATCCTTACAGAGATCGCGCCGATTATCGAGGAAGTCGTCGCCAGAGTCCGTCTTCTCTCCTACCTGACCCAGTACAACCAGGTGCTTCTCCATCGGAACAGCGTGATTCATGACCTGATTTACGGTGTCTCCCACGATATCCGCACTCCGTTGATCGCCAACAGCATCAATATGAAGCTTGCCCTAGACGGAGCCTACGGACCGATTTCCGATGAATTTTCCTCCGTCCTTGAGCAAACGATCCTCTCGAACCAGTCGATCCTTGAACTTTCAAACAGCCTGTTGCTCCTTTCCCGATTCGAGCTTGATGAGCTCAATCTGATTTTTGAAGCTGTCCGGATCGATTGTCTTTTAATGGAGGTGCTCTTCGATCTGGACCCTCTTTTACAATCGAAGTCCCTGTGTCTGGTGACCGACCTGGAAGAAATCACCCAAAATGGAGACGGAGCTTCGCTCAAAAGGATGTTTCAAAATCTCATCGACAATGCCATCAAGTGGTCCCCTCATGGAGGAACCGTCAAGATATCCTCAAAAAGGGAGCGGTCGGGTGTTACCATTGATATCGTGGACGAAGGTCCGGGAGTGCCGGATTCGATGCATTCCAGACTGTTCACCCGGTTTGGGGGAATCCATTCCGGTTCCGGCTTTGGGCTGGGTCTTTATATCGCCCAGCAGATTGCGAAGCGTCACGACGCTCTGATCGAATATCATCCGTCATCTCCCGGAAGCTGCTTCCGGATTGTTTTCAGAACTCAGGAGATTCTGTTGTGA
- a CDS encoding amino acid permease codes for MAIFRLYHGTRKTITRFRESVLQRVVGIGALFSSGYGDVGSSIYFALGVTTIYAGGAMFLAIFIAGFFFIATVLSYAELSSAIPEAGGSSLFSQRAFGDGWAFFAGWALLLDYVITLALSAFSVGPYLGYFFPVLKDNVQANVTFTGALILCLILLNVFGLKESSWFSLMLAGFDILTQLSLMFLGIFFLFNVPKIMHQFSLGTNPTWPHFLYGISVAMVAYIGIEAISQMSSEARDPAKSVPRAMFLTMGTTVFLYSGISLVALSAMDPKLLSTVWVNDPIAGIAHFIPHVHHFLGPWIAVLGATILTVAANAGLIGVSRLAYSMSHNFLIHPIFRHTTRRWKTPVYSIVFFGALSATVVAFFPYLEVLADLYNYGAMLSFMMTHLALIKLRNKEPELPRPFRVPFSVRIRNFEIPLPAIFGLVGTGGVFIMVLLFHKYGRVFGTIWMIVGIVYYYYFRRSTRMPLMGRVEIRELVENDFEKPVPHRNILVATSPHAPSPILHDIAKIAKSDKARVTVVTVLEIPLSLPLNAPLPEEEAIAQNTLELCQAIGVEGDILLDTLLIRSRSIGDSLVQVYTRHKADTLVFNDTNSSVSKSIDAAIVRSGVPVTVWKIQSIMGRSGKKPGDQSILSSGHEVLKTSTDTPSLHED; via the coding sequence TTGGCGATATTCAGGCTCTACCACGGAACCAGAAAAACCATCACACGTTTCCGGGAGTCCGTTCTCCAGAGAGTGGTCGGAATCGGTGCCCTGTTTTCATCGGGATATGGAGATGTCGGATCCTCCATCTATTTTGCTCTCGGAGTCACAACCATCTACGCCGGCGGTGCGATGTTCCTGGCCATTTTCATCGCCGGCTTCTTTTTTATCGCGACGGTCCTGTCCTATGCCGAGCTCTCTTCGGCGATACCGGAGGCGGGAGGCTCTTCCCTCTTTTCACAGCGGGCATTCGGTGACGGATGGGCTTTTTTTGCCGGTTGGGCCCTCCTTCTCGACTATGTCATCACGCTGGCGCTTTCCGCCTTTTCCGTGGGCCCGTATCTGGGATACTTTTTTCCGGTCCTGAAAGACAATGTTCAGGCCAATGTGACCTTTACCGGGGCACTGATCCTTTGCCTCATCCTTTTAAATGTCTTCGGGCTCAAGGAGTCCTCCTGGTTCAGCCTCATGCTGGCGGGGTTTGACATCCTGACCCAACTTTCCCTCATGTTTCTCGGGATCTTTTTTCTCTTCAACGTCCCCAAGATCATGCATCAGTTTTCCCTGGGGACCAATCCGACCTGGCCTCATTTCCTGTACGGAATTTCCGTGGCCATGGTGGCCTACATCGGGATTGAGGCGATCAGCCAGATGTCTTCGGAAGCCAGGGATCCGGCCAAATCCGTCCCCAGAGCCATGTTTTTGACCATGGGAACGACTGTTTTCCTCTATTCGGGAATCAGCCTCGTCGCCCTGTCGGCCATGGACCCGAAACTTCTTTCGACGGTATGGGTCAACGATCCGATCGCCGGAATCGCTCATTTCATTCCTCATGTGCACCATTTTCTTGGTCCCTGGATTGCCGTTCTGGGGGCCACGATCCTGACGGTTGCCGCCAATGCGGGGCTGATTGGCGTTTCCCGGCTGGCCTATTCGATGTCGCACAATTTTCTGATCCATCCGATTTTCAGACATACCACCAGAAGATGGAAAACTCCGGTCTATTCCATCGTGTTTTTTGGCGCCCTGTCGGCGACGGTCGTCGCCTTTTTTCCCTATCTTGAAGTTCTTGCCGATCTCTACAACTATGGAGCGATGCTCTCCTTCATGATGACGCATCTGGCACTGATCAAGCTCCGCAACAAGGAGCCGGAACTTCCAAGGCCATTTCGTGTTCCCTTTTCTGTCCGGATCCGAAATTTTGAGATTCCCCTTCCGGCCATCTTTGGCCTTGTCGGAACCGGAGGGGTTTTCATCATGGTGCTCCTCTTTCACAAATACGGTCGGGTATTCGGGACAATCTGGATGATTGTGGGAATCGTCTATTACTACTACTTCCGCCGCAGCACCCGCATGCCCCTGATGGGCCGGGTGGAGATCAGGGAGCTGGTGGAAAACGATTTCGAAAAACCGGTTCCCCACCGGAACATTCTGGTGGCAACATCCCCTCATGCCCCCTCCCCGATCCTCCATGACATTGCCAAAATCGCAAAATCCGACAAGGCCAGGGTAACGGTTGTCACCGTTCTGGAAATCCCCCTCTCTCTTCCCCTGAACGCACCTCTTCCCGAAGAAGAAGCTATCGCGCAAAACACCCTGGAGCTCTGTCAGGCGATTGGAGTCGAGGGAGATATCCTCTTGGACACGCTTCTCATCCGAAGCCGTTCCATCGGGGACTCCCTCGTCCAGGTCTATACCAGACACAAGGCGGATACTCTGGTTTTTAACGATACAAACTCTTCCGTCTCCAAATCGATCGACGCGGCCATCGTCCGTTCCGGTGTCCCGGTGACCGTCTGGAAAATTCAGTCCATAATGGGCCGTTCCGGCAAAAAACCAGGCGACCAATCCATTCTTTCCTCCGGCCATGAGGTTCTGAAAACCTCTACAGACACTCCCTCCCTCCATGAAGACTGA
- a CDS encoding outer membrane beta-barrel protein, translating into MYRNALDLNNQRIRSNKVVRTPSAGLALASAILILAGLSSPHLSYGDSSSPQTTTTAPATSPAPVTPSAPQTPAPAATPAPAPDLILPSMNVHFKGFIDVYGQYNPTSASTTDFRAYDYGANSFNLNMAQLKLWRPDDDGIGFVLRTDFGPGAYASAQNFSPGYFGALGGGHGGSTSVGLGSATMPYSDFWLEEAYINFFVPDTNKELEAYAGQFQTLANFEVIQPTGNWMISDGYTFLLGPYTHTGVRMHYAPNATTNLYLGVNNGWNGNMQSNEGSYFQDIELGLVANPVSWLNINFSGYLGPQVRNVYFDPLSGAAGGIGGAGSSLATTYGEANTPTWRNYSAFVIEVGPIDHLWLVTNESYGWQAQGAVNSSGTPVGNASWYSSENFLRYDLSDTMDIVARYEVYYDPNGFMTGMPGTAINDESVDYQWNFMPNVISRVEYRHDNANNPLFDNPAYNGGNRGPALYSQDTVDVELIYSF; encoded by the coding sequence ATGTACAGAAATGCGCTCGACCTGAACAATCAAAGAATCCGTTCCAATAAAGTCGTTAGAACACCGTCCGCCGGTCTGGCTCTCGCTTCGGCGATTCTGATCCTGGCCGGTCTCTCCTCCCCGCATCTTTCTTATGGGGACAGCTCCTCTCCTCAAACCACGACAACGGCTCCGGCCACATCCCCGGCGCCTGTCACGCCGTCTGCTCCTCAAACGCCCGCTCCGGCAGCCACGCCAGCTCCAGCGCCGGATCTGATCCTTCCTTCGATGAATGTCCATTTCAAGGGCTTTATCGATGTGTACGGGCAATATAACCCGACCAGCGCGTCGACAACGGATTTCCGGGCCTATGATTACGGCGCAAACTCCTTTAACCTCAACATGGCCCAGCTCAAACTCTGGCGTCCGGACGACGACGGGATCGGCTTTGTCCTCAGAACCGACTTCGGACCCGGCGCCTACGCATCCGCCCAGAATTTTTCTCCGGGGTACTTTGGAGCGCTTGGAGGCGGCCATGGCGGCTCGACCTCCGTGGGACTGGGAAGCGCCACCATGCCCTACTCCGACTTCTGGCTGGAGGAAGCGTATATCAACTTCTTCGTCCCCGACACCAACAAGGAGCTTGAGGCCTATGCCGGACAGTTCCAGACACTGGCGAACTTCGAAGTGATCCAGCCCACCGGGAACTGGATGATCTCCGACGGTTACACCTTTTTGCTGGGACCCTATACCCACACCGGCGTCCGGATGCACTATGCCCCCAATGCCACCACGAATCTCTATCTCGGGGTGAACAACGGCTGGAACGGCAACATGCAATCCAACGAGGGGAGCTATTTCCAGGACATCGAGCTTGGTCTGGTGGCCAATCCCGTCTCCTGGCTCAACATCAACTTCTCCGGATATCTGGGCCCGCAGGTCAGAAACGTCTACTTTGATCCATTGTCCGGAGCCGCCGGAGGGATCGGAGGAGCCGGATCGAGCCTCGCCACAACCTATGGAGAGGCCAACACACCCACTTGGAGAAACTACAGCGCTTTTGTCATCGAGGTGGGTCCGATCGACCATTTATGGCTGGTCACAAATGAATCCTACGGATGGCAGGCACAGGGAGCCGTCAATTCATCCGGCACTCCCGTCGGCAATGCCTCCTGGTATTCCAGTGAAAACTTTCTCCGGTATGATCTCTCCGATACAATGGACATTGTGGCCAGATACGAGGTCTATTACGATCCGAACGGTTTCATGACCGGAATGCCGGGAACCGCGATCAATGACGAGTCGGTGGACTACCAGTGGAACTTCATGCCCAATGTCATCAGTCGTGTGGAGTATCGCCACGACAACGCCAACAATCCGCTTTTTGACAATCCCGCCTACAATGGCGGAAACCGGGGTCCCGCCCTTTATTCGCAGGATACGGTGGATGTGGAACTGATCTATTCGTTCTGA
- the kdpC gene encoding K(+)-transporting ATPase subunit C, with translation MKLFGQSLRATIFLMIVCGIFYPMAVTAVGKTLFSRQANGTLIHAKDGQIIGSALIAQGFHDPKYFHPRPSAAMTPDGSAAQPYDAAFSSASNLGPDNSAQIKAATDAASAYRLENHLPPSTAVPIDAVTASGSGLDPDISLLNAYLQAPRIAESRHMTPEEVKALIREKITRPQLGFLGTSRVNVLELNLALDKRHETTKDNRP, from the coding sequence ATGAAACTCTTTGGACAATCATTGCGCGCCACCATTTTCCTGATGATCGTTTGCGGCATTTTTTATCCCATGGCGGTCACAGCCGTTGGAAAAACCCTCTTTTCCCGTCAGGCAAACGGGACGCTGATCCATGCAAAAGATGGACAAATCATTGGATCCGCTCTCATCGCCCAGGGATTTCATGACCCAAAATACTTTCATCCCCGTCCATCGGCCGCCATGACTCCCGATGGATCCGCAGCCCAGCCTTATGATGCGGCCTTTTCAAGTGCTTCCAATCTGGGTCCGGACAACAGTGCCCAGATCAAGGCGGCAACCGATGCGGCAAGTGCCTACCGCCTTGAAAACCATCTCCCTCCCTCCACTGCCGTGCCCATCGATGCGGTCACGGCTTCCGGATCGGGTCTCGACCCGGACATCAGCCTCTTAAACGCCTATCTGCAGGCTCCGCGGATCGCCGAAAGCCGGCACATGACTCCTGAAGAGGTCAAAGCCCTGATCAGGGAAAAGATCACAAGACCCCAACTGGGATTTCTGGGAACAAGCCGGGTCAATGTCCTTGAGCTCAACCTGGCCCTGGACAAACGGCATGAGACCACAAAGGACAATCGACCATAA